The genomic stretch GCAGCACGTCCCAGCCGTCCAGGCGGACCTCCACGTGGGAGCGGGAGATGTCGCCGTTGGGGCTCTGGACGTGGACCAGGCGCGGCATGGCCTCCACCATGACGCGGGAGACCGACGGCTGGCGGCCGACGATCAGGGAGTGGTCCAGCTCCACGACCTCGCCGCTGGAGATGTGCATGGTGCCCAGGCGGGGGCGGCCCACCTCGCGGGGTTCGGAGGTGATGGCCGCGCCGCAGTTGAAGCAGGCGGACAGGCGCGGCGGGTTGGCGTGGCCGTTGGGGCACAGGCGTGCCAAAACCATGGGTCCGGTGGGCGGGCGCGAATCCAGCACGGCCGCCACCTCGGGTGCCACTTCCAGGCCGAGGTCGCTGCGCATCACGGTATGCCCGTCATGGTCGGGGTCGTAGGCGTCGTGCTCGAAGGCGGCCCCGCCGGCTCCGTCATGTCCGGTGCCGAGGAAGCCGGCCAGCACGTCGCCGTCGCCGTCCTCAAGGGGGACGGGCAGTTCCGGCGGCTGGGGCAGGTTCGCGGGGGCGGCGGGGGCGGCGGCCGCGGCGGCGCGGCTGGCGAGCCCCCACGGCACGGATTCAATCAGCAGGCTGGCGGGAATCTCAATGTCCGGTTCAGCGTCCGGTTCCACGTCCGGTTCTGCCCGGAGGGAGACGTTTCCGGCCGCGGGCGGCTGGGCCGGTAGCGGCGGCAGCTGCTGCTCCGCCAGCGGGGCCGGCGCATCGTCCCCTTCGCCTTCGGTGCGCACGGCTGCGTCCTCCACGTTCTGGGCCACGGTGGCGCCGAACAGGAAGTCGTAGTTGGTGGTGAACCCGTCCTCGGCGAGGTCCGCCGCGGCGTCCGCCGGTTCGGATCCGGCCGGCTCGTCGTCGGGGCGCCCGTGCAGGGTGGCCGCGCCCGGGGCGTCGTCGGAGTCCCCGTCCAGTCCTGAAACGCCGGCATCGGGGGAACCGGCTTCTGCGGCAAATTCACCGTCGGCGGGAACGTCGGCGCCCAGGTCGCCGCCGTCATGGCCGACGTCCTCAAAACCGGTGCCTTCCAGGTCCGTGGCGTCATGCGACGCCTCATCCAGGCGGCCGGCGTCGTCGAATCCGTGGCCTTCCCCGCCGTCCTCGCCGTCGGGGCGGATGGTGAGGTTCAGGTCGCCGTCCAGCGGTGCGCCGGGGACGTCCATGGGTGCCAGCTGTGCATCCCATTCGGCGTTGGCGGCTGCCGCGGCAAGGGCAAAGTGCTCCTCCAGCGGGTGGACGGCGTCCTCGTAGCCGCCGTCGAAATCTTCCAGGCCCGTGGCGGAAGGTTGTGCATCCGGTTCACTGTCCGCCACACCCTCCGGCCTGGCGAGCTCGTGGAGACCGGCAAGCCCGGCCGCCCCGGCCACCGCACCGAGGGGTGCCGGAGGCAGCTGGGCGGGCAATCCGCCGTCGTGCTCCAGGGGATCAGGCGCGGGGGAATCCGCCAAAGCCGGCGCTTCCTTCTCCAGCAGCAGGCCGCGGCGTGCGCGGCGCTCCCCTGCGGCCCCGGCCTGGCCCGGCGCCATGTGCAGGGCAGCCAGCCTGACGACGGCCCCGTCGAGGGGCAGCCCGGCGGTGGCGGCGGGCGCGCCGTCGAAGGTCAGGTCCAGGGACTCGGGCAGCGCCATCGAGCGCTCGCTCCAGGTGGTGACGTCGCGGCCGGAGACCAGTTCGGTGCCGTCGGCGGTGTGGGCGGCGAGGGTGATGTCCCCGCGCAGGATGGTGTGCAGGCGTTCGCCGTGCAGGAGGATGGCGAAGCTGGGCAGGTTGGCCAGGCCGGTGCCGAATTGCTCCGTCACCTCGTGCAGGATGCCGTGAATGGTGGGCTCCGCGCCGAGGAGGTCCCAAAGCCGGGCAACGATGGCGGGGTCGGTGCCGTCCTCCAGGACAACGGCGGCCCCGTGGCGCACAATGCCCAGCCAGGTGCCGGTGGTGTAGCTGTTGTTATCCATGGTTCTCCTCGTGCAAGGGTGTGCCTGCAGTCTCTTGCACGGCTGTGGTTTCTGGTGCGGCGTCGGTGTCCGCTGCGGTTCCCGGTTCGCGGGCGGCATCGGCGCCGGGGGTGTCGGCCTGGCGCCCCTGCGGCTCCGGCCGGGGCGGGCGGGGCAGGGTGTCGCCGTCGGCGTGGTCGCGCTGCGGGGGCTTGTCCATCGTTTCATCGCCGGCCGGCCCGCCAACATTGCTGGCATCGAGCACAATGGCCGTGATGTTGTCCCGGCCGCCGGCGCGCAGGGCGGCCTGGATGAGCGCGTCAACCGCGTCCTGAGGCTTGGGCAGGGTGCTCATGATCCCGTGG from Arthrobacter stackebrandtii encodes the following:
- a CDS encoding FHA domain-containing protein, with product MDNNSYTTGTWLGIVRHGAAVVLEDGTDPAIVARLWDLLGAEPTIHGILHEVTEQFGTGLANLPSFAILLHGERLHTILRGDITLAAHTADGTELVSGRDVTTWSERSMALPESLDLTFDGAPAATAGLPLDGAVVRLAALHMAPGQAGAAGERRARRGLLLEKEAPALADSPAPDPLEHDGGLPAQLPPAPLGAVAGAAGLAGLHELARPEGVADSEPDAQPSATGLEDFDGGYEDAVHPLEEHFALAAAAANAEWDAQLAPMDVPGAPLDGDLNLTIRPDGEDGGEGHGFDDAGRLDEASHDATDLEGTGFEDVGHDGGDLGADVPADGEFAAEAGSPDAGVSGLDGDSDDAPGAATLHGRPDDEPAGSEPADAAADLAEDGFTTNYDFLFGATVAQNVEDAAVRTEGEGDDAPAPLAEQQLPPLPAQPPAAGNVSLRAEPDVEPDAEPDIEIPASLLIESVPWGLASRAAAAAAPAAPANLPQPPELPVPLEDGDGDVLAGFLGTGHDGAGGAAFEHDAYDPDHDGHTVMRSDLGLEVAPEVAAVLDSRPPTGPMVLARLCPNGHANPPRLSACFNCGAAITSEPREVGRPRLGTMHISSGEVVELDHSLIVGRQPSVSRVMVEAMPRLVHVQSPNGDISRSHVEVRLDGWDVLLVDLKATNGTVLVREGQAPRRLGEGEEAILLDGDIAELGDGVSLLFDGLL